CCTCCGACTTACCCTGGAACGCGCTCTAGACCATGCCTCACTGCGCCACGAGAACAAGGCGTTGAAAGACACCCTTGCATCCTCTTTTGACCCAGGCGGCTTCATTGGTCAGAGTACCCCCATGCGCCAACTTCAGGAAATGCTCGCCACCATCGCTCCATCAGAGGCAACCGTGCTCGTCACGGGTGAGTCCGGCACTGGCAAAGAGCTTGTTGCCAAAGCCATCCATGCCAACAGCCAACGTCGCAAAGGTCCCTATGTCGCGGTGAACTGCGCAGCCTTGACTGAAACTCTTTTGGAATCAGAACTGTTTGGACACGAGAAAGGAGCATTCACTGGGGCGGAGAAACGGCGGGAAGGTCGTTTTCTGGTTGCGGACAAAGGAACTATCTTCCTTGATGAGATAGGGGAGATGCCAATGTCCATGCAGGTCAAACTTTTACGGGTCATCCAGGAACGAGAAATCCAGCGTGTAGGCGGTGACCAAACCCTCAAGGTGGACGTTCGCATCCTGGCGGCGACCAATCGAAAACTCAGTGAGGAGGCAATGGCTGGCCGTTTCCGGCAGGACCTCTACTACCGCCTCAATGTGGTTGCGCTTGCTTTGCCCCCATTGCGGGAACGTCTGGAAGACATTCCGCTCTTGGCTGTACATTTCCTGAACAAGTTTGCAGCCAAGAATAGCAAACATGTGAAGGGCTTCACTCCCGGGGCTATGGATAGGCTGCTTAAATACTCATGGCCGGGTAACGTGCGCGAGTTGGAGAATGCTGTTGAGCGCGCCGTGGTGCTCTTGGTGGGCGAGTATATAAGCGAGCGAGAATTGCCCCCGGCGATTACCAAGGCGAATAACGAGGGCAACTGTCCAGAACCGGTCTTCTCCAATATGACCCTGGAAGCCATTGAGCGGAACGCCATTTTCAATGCCTTGGAGG
This DNA window, taken from Fundidesulfovibrio putealis DSM 16056, encodes the following:
- a CDS encoding sigma-54-dependent transcriptional regulator, whose protein sequence is MAKPTKSTLLVVDDDPAHRNMLLTLLMDWGYRMEGVEDGESAVVLCKERPFDLILMDVRMAGMSGIKALIEIKAYNPAIPIIIMTAYSNVETAVEAIKSGAYDYLTKPLDFDDLRLTLERALDHASLRHENKALKDTLASSFDPGGFIGQSTPMRQLQEMLATIAPSEATVLVTGESGTGKELVAKAIHANSQRRKGPYVAVNCAALTETLLESELFGHEKGAFTGAEKRREGRFLVADKGTIFLDEIGEMPMSMQVKLLRVIQEREIQRVGGDQTLKVDVRILAATNRKLSEEAMAGRFRQDLYYRLNVVALALPPLRERLEDIPLLAVHFLNKFAAKNSKHVKGFTPGAMDRLLKYSWPGNVRELENAVERAVVLLVGEYISERELPPAITKANNEGNCPEPVFSNMTLEAIERNAIFNALEAADGNKSEAARKLGISRKTLHAKLQRFAAESESARIESGLPAEHD